A single region of the Streptomyces sp. AM 4-1-1 genome encodes:
- the hpnE gene encoding hydroxysqualene dehydroxylase HpnE, protein MTDEPARSSRAVVVGGGLAGVTAALRLADTGLDVTLLEGRPRLGGLVFSFRRGELTVDNGQHVYLRCCTGYRWLLDRVGGARLAPLQDRLDVPVLDIGRPGRPRLGRLRRTGLPVPFHLAAGLATYPHLSLAERAGVGRAALALRRLDPADPALDGIDFATWLGRHGQSRRTVEALWDLVGVATLNATAAHASMALAATVFKTGLLSDPGAADIGWASVPLGDLHDTLSRQALDAAGVRTVTRAKADAVTRTADGRWSVATGGEQIEADTVVLAVPQREAHGLLPDGALDEPGRLLDLGTAPILNVHVVYDRKVLRRPFFAALGSPVQWVFDRTDASGLARTGGRGGQYLAVSQSAAQDEIDLPVAELRERYLPELERLLPAARGAGVRDFFVTRERTATFAPSPGVGRLRPGARTRVPGLYLAGAWTDTGWPATMEGAVRSGFAAASAALSELGRPHEHPLQEAA, encoded by the coding sequence ATGACGGACGAACCGGCACGGTCCTCGCGCGCGGTCGTCGTCGGGGGCGGACTCGCCGGCGTCACCGCCGCGCTCCGTCTCGCCGACACCGGGCTTGACGTGACCCTGCTCGAAGGACGACCCCGGCTCGGCGGCCTCGTCTTCTCGTTCCGGCGCGGTGAGCTGACCGTCGACAACGGCCAGCACGTGTACCTCCGCTGCTGCACCGGCTACCGCTGGCTCCTCGACCGCGTCGGCGGCGCACGTCTCGCACCCCTTCAGGACCGGCTGGACGTACCGGTCCTCGACATCGGCCGTCCGGGCCGGCCCAGGCTCGGACGGCTACGCCGCACCGGCCTGCCGGTTCCGTTCCACCTCGCCGCCGGCCTCGCCACCTACCCGCACCTCTCGCTCGCCGAACGCGCGGGCGTCGGACGCGCCGCGCTGGCCCTGCGACGTCTGGACCCGGCCGACCCCGCGCTCGACGGCATCGACTTCGCGACCTGGCTCGGCCGGCACGGACAGTCGCGGCGCACCGTCGAAGCCCTCTGGGACCTCGTCGGCGTGGCCACCCTCAACGCCACCGCTGCCCACGCCTCCATGGCGCTCGCCGCGACGGTGTTCAAGACCGGGCTGCTCTCCGATCCCGGCGCCGCCGACATCGGATGGGCGAGCGTGCCGCTCGGCGACCTGCACGACACCCTCAGCCGCCAGGCTCTCGACGCGGCGGGGGTACGGACCGTCACGCGGGCCAAGGCAGACGCGGTCACCCGCACGGCGGACGGCCGCTGGAGCGTGGCGACCGGCGGCGAGCAGATCGAGGCGGACACCGTCGTGCTCGCCGTGCCCCAGCGCGAGGCCCACGGACTGCTGCCCGACGGCGCTCTCGACGAACCGGGACGACTGCTCGACCTCGGTACCGCGCCCATCCTCAACGTGCACGTCGTGTACGACCGCAAGGTGCTGCGCCGGCCCTTCTTCGCCGCGCTCGGGTCCCCGGTCCAGTGGGTCTTCGACCGTACCGACGCCTCCGGGCTCGCGCGTACGGGCGGGCGCGGCGGCCAGTACCTCGCGGTCTCCCAGTCCGCCGCCCAGGACGAGATCGACCTGCCCGTCGCCGAGCTGCGCGAACGCTATCTGCCGGAGCTGGAGCGGCTGCTCCCGGCCGCCCGCGGGGCCGGTGTCCGCGATTTCTTCGTCACCCGTGAGCGCACCGCGACGTTCGCTCCCTCCCCCGGCGTCGGACGGCTGCGGCCCGGGGCCCGTACCCGCGTACCGGGCCTGTACCTGGCCGGGGCGTGGACCGACACCGGGTGGCCCGCGACGATGGAGGGCGCGGTCCGCAGTGGCTTCGCCGCCGCGTCGGCGGCCCTCTCGGAACTCGGCCGACCGCACGAACATCCGCTGCAGGAGGCGGCATGA